The window CATCCAAAGGGTGCGGGTGGTTTTCATATCCATCTTATTTCAGTATTTTACCAGAAtacccttatatatatataatattcattTACAAATATCTTTCTTTAAAAATAGATTGATTAGGATATTATTCAAGCTtcaatgattaaaaatgataatcgattttaaaaatttatcatttttattttgttaccaAGTCCAATCAACCAAACCacctaaatattaaaatttgattctttgtatcatatattttatcatttttaatattccacctactaaataatttttatttgttcaatgTACAATGAACACCTTTAGGAGGATAAATTTGCATTTCACATCAAAAGGAATCCATATTAGTTTTATTGAATATTTAACAACTTATATTCCGaatctaaattattaaataaagataaagataaaatcaaagttagatacaaataaataaataataataaggtaaaagaaataacatttgaatactgatatatgaaatttatacaAAGATGAGATGATTGTTgagacataaaaaaaaagatgtatgtggtcatattatttttaatttaaatgcggATTTTGAATAAGATACCAAAACTATATAAAAACAACATTTcggttattttttatatatgaatatgaCAAAAACAATGAGAAACACTTAAACTAGTATTCAACAATGATCATTAAGAATATGTAGTTTTAAGAAATGATGAATTAATTGTCCAAAACAATGGAttcttaaacttaaaaattaaagatgacTAAAAAAtagcaataaattattataataaaaaagtaatatttctAATTGTAGGTAGATGAAAGGGTTGATTGTATCCATCAACTCCTTGTGTTCAAATATCGTGGGCACTTAGATGAATGTACTATAAGGTTAAAGTATGCATCTTTCTTTATAGCAATTACTGTTAGAAAATTTGGTAGCGCCTGAGGTCTTATAAGTGGTATCAGAGTCGAGGTCAGGAATTCCAACCCCCAAATATGTCATGGGGGAAATTGTTGGCAGATCGAAGGATTTACTACGTTTATCAACTCTTCTTGTGTTCGAATGTCATGAGCTTTTGGGTGAGTTTGAGGTCTTatactaattttattatattattaagatGGGATATTTGGAAATTATCTCATGCTATAAATgtttataataagtaaatagaACAACACATtgtttagttaaaaaatatgtttataatattaagccgatggtcaattttttttaaaaatgttataaaatttgGTTCCGAATATTATTATAACTTATCTGGGCTTCTAATTCATAgtatattttcataaatgaaaaaaaaacgaTCATTATCCTCAAGGCAAAAACTTTACTTATTTAAGAAACTCCCAATCAAAGTGCACAAATGATGACATAAGAAATGGTAAATGTAAAGAGAAGCTTCAAGAAACAAAAGCTTTCTTGAGAGGGGGGTCAGACTTCAGAGTGCAATAATCTTTCTAGAGAAGCTAAATCCGGAAGCGGTGTTTTCAGGAAATACAGAATTTAGTAGGCAACAGTACtttgttatgttttttaatGCGTCAGAGacatttgaatttttaagtGATCCAAATTCTCAACGGTCATGtactatgtatatatatagtataTGACCGTTGCCCGCGGAAGCTTGTCCCAGGATCCTGGAGCGGCGGTCCCATGGCTGCGGCGTGGCTTGGCCACTCCACGTGACCGATGCCCTCGTATCTGCACCACCCTAGTCCACACTCCATGCTGTTCGCTATTTAgaaaggttttctttctttctttctttctttaagaAGAAAGGGGAAAAAGCATCTTGCTCTTTGGGCTGAGAGCCTGAGACGGTGCGggacatttttcttttgtttcaagAATATGAGTGAATTATTTGATGGGCCCATATGATTGGGTTGAATTTGGTACGTTGATTGAGGTTCAAGCTTGTGCCATAGATGGTCtaccaaattattttaaaatttttcagtTCAAACACCACctttgattaaaaaatgttatttttttcaagtaccctttacaatttttcttaaatttaagaatataagGTTTCTTAACGAGGATGGTATGCGTGTGTGGGCAGTTGTTACTGGTGGGAGTCAAAGGAGAAGGTGATTGACCCACGATTAGGGCAATACACGTAAGTGGTATAGTATTCACTTTTTCAATTCATGCCAAAATTTGGGTAACCGTCAAAATCATACCGTTAACAAATCTTCCCACGAACTCAACTAACCCCCACAACCCACAAGCTGACCATGCATTCTATATTAATTCTTTACattattttgtaaagaaaaatcTTCAGGTTTTGTTGACACTATAAGATGTGGATAATGACACATTATCCCTAATTTTCTAAGTCATGATCGGCGGATTTTGAAATGAGAAAGGGGCGACACCTTTGATGGAATTAAGCAAAAAGTGAAATTTCACGTGTGAAAGCGTCGACTTGTTTTGTGGGCAACGAGGGTGTATTTAGTGTGGTGCAACTTGATGTGGTAGTCACCCGTTTGTGACGGACAAGCAAATAAATGACGGTTGGATAATATTGGGTTGTGATTTACTTTATAAGCTattgtttttcatgttttatcaatttttttttggtatcgAAATAAGCAAACATCATCCGGGTTTTTCTCACACCCAAAAACATAGCATTTGATTGTTGGTTGGTAGGTCATTGTTTTGGATTCCAATTGTCCAATGTAGTTGAGGCAAATGCCATGTCCAAAATTTTTAGTAAGGTTATGTCATCCCTGAAATTGAGTTTGTCCAAATTTTCCTACACTCTAATTTTAAATCCTAAGTCTCTAAATTTCTTCTTTAAATGCAGAAATAGTAAGATTTGTCTCAACCAAAGACTAGGGCTTCACTTTATGTTCCTTGTACTCCATTTTGTGAGTCCTGTTTGCCTTAAAATAacggtaaataaaaaaataaaaataaaaaagactaGAACATCTTTGTTTGGGCATTAGGTCCTCAAATCTAACCTACTCTTCAATCTCAAGAAAGATGGAAGTCCAACCACCGAAATCAAGCGTTCATATGGCAATTGCCAAGAAATGGAGAATGGGGTAGGGCCTACAAAGAGGCTCAACAGTTGGTACTTTTTTTCAGTTCGTCTAACCACCGTTCTCTTTTCATGCGTTATCTAAACAAAGTGTTTAATTTGGTCTTGTAAAGTTTATAAGATATCCTATTATAAGTGTGAACGAAGTAATTTCAGGGAGATTAGGTTAACTGTAGTTGACAGTGACGGTCACAGGAGAAGGGACTGACTTTCCCACCAAGTAATTGCAAGTCCTTTGACAATTTTACCCTCGATTTTGGGACGGTGGTGTAGCTGAAAGTCAACAAATCTTTTTTTAGTGGTGGCCTATGATACTCATGGACGTGTACATAGAGACGCATTCAGGAAATTCAGGGCATGATTCCCTACTTTTCAAGTCAAAGTCCATCTGCAAGCCTCTCACTCCGCACCGTCCATACCTCGGATGATAGTCACATCAGCTACGCATGGGAGGATATTCCAAGTTCGACAGAATATTCTTACCATGGTCAGTCAAGTTAGCCCGGtccatttccatttttatggGTCAAGGCCTGGCTAGACCCAAAATATTTTAGCTCTGTGCATTCGCTCAATGAAGCCCAATCCAATTTCCCACATCAAACAATTTCCTTTTCAATTTATTGctaaaatattcaaatgaaattaacctCAATTCAGTTGGCCAAGCCTTGGATTGGAGCAACGGAAATAGCCAACTTCCATCCCCTTAAAAGAATaccagaagaaaagaaaaaatcaattaagcaattttaaagaattttattaCTGCTAGACACCTAGTAATACAAATGAAGCCACTGTCCATGTATTAAGAGCAGATTCTGCCCCGGCCCAATGAAACTAAAAAAGCAAGCCCAACCAAATGCTATATCTTCTGTAACTCTAATATTTTCCACTACATATAGCAAAGCCAACATCTGTTTCACCCATAGCTTGGAGAATTGGTCACCGTTTTGTAAACATCCCTTGTGTTAGCGATGAGAAATCGTAATCATTTCCTGATTTAGGAAGAATGACAGATGAATTTGGCAATGCCGAAGGCAGCCTGCCAGCTCCTGTCATTGTAACACCGTTGATAGGATGAGCTGGGCTCATATTATACATGCTGCAAAAGAAAACGGTGAGAATACCATCAGCTTACCCACATCTTGATCAGAATTTGCTAGTGTACATTGTATACATCTTAGCCAATGAATGCCCTTACATTTTCCCAGCTGAAATTTTTGTAAGACAGGGTTAAGTAATTGAACCAGTTACTGAACTTGAATGGTGATTGAACAAACGTGTGCATACACCAGTGTCTTAAAACACATAAAGTTTGTAATTGAATAGGTtgattttgtatcaaaatttaGCTGGGGAAGTATTTTTCTTGCTTATAATAGATATGAACAGAGCAGTTTTGCATTTCACAGCCGGAAACCAAGCACTTAAAAAATGCTAACCAAATCATTAATAATGACATCCCTCTAAACAATATGCTGCTTTGGCTCCTAGTTATCAAATTCGAGGACTGGAGGCTAATCCTTCCCTACTCTCCACTCTCACGAATTGGGAAAAGTTATCCAGTGTAACCCATCCAAAACCAACTAAATACTTCTAAAACAGTTTTGAGGATCTTTGAGCTATACCTGTTGGAGTTGATATTGAACCATATAACAAATATATATCCATGCTTGTTTTGTGTCTGTGTGCATGCATTATAGACAATGGACACACACAAGCACTATGGATCAAGTTTGTTATTGCAATTGCCAGCTTTACATTGGTTTTAAATTTCAGTTACTTAGGTgtcatcaaatatatatgacatcttgatgttttatgatacaATGTgttatcaatttaattatataaccATCTTCTTAATGTTAATATTTATCTTAGTTTTCACTCAACATTCAACCAAACCACAGAACTATCCACCTTAGACAGTTTCATAAAGCCCATCCTAGAATTATACAACTGTTATGATCCAGTGAAAATTGGCTTCATTTACAAGAATTAGACCCAATCTGATCAGGTTCAGCTTTATCAAAATGCTTACTAAATATAGACCTTGACACTAGGATGATGAATATGTTAACAGTGTGCTTACCTCGACGTTGGACAAGGAACATTAGTTCCCAACGAACGTGCTGGTAAAGGAACGTTAGTTCCCGACGAATGTGCTGGTAAAGGACCATTAGTTCCCAACGAATGTGTTGGTAAAGGAACATTAGTTCCCGACCAATGTGTTGGTCGGATGTTTCCCATCTGGCACAAGAAGACAATAACAAAGATAAGAGATGGGATTTTGATCCAAGACTTAATGCAAGTTCTCTATGAGGCGAACCTGCATATGTTTCTGTGGCTCAGTGACTGGTGTCAACACTCCAGGCCTTTGATGACCAATATTTCCCCAGTTCTGAGTAGATAAGTGAACACCATTGGTTCCAGGTTGATGTATACTGCCAGAAAAAGTGTGGGACCCATTAGACCTTGCTGCAGCGGCCATGAGAAAGGACTGTTGTTGGGCTAGCATTGCAACTTGTTGTTGATGGATAGAAAATGGAGACACCATGCTGGACTGCatgaagttaaaaataaaaagataagacAAAGGCGCATTtcttaagcaaaaaacaaagcACAAAATGAATCCATTAAAGTACTATAGCCATATattgtttttctgttttcatCAGATGATACCATAGTTATTTTCAGATGCTAAACCTTCACTTTCAAGTTTATCTTAACAGAGTGTTAGATTTGAAACTTGAGCCAAGGTCTTGACCCGGTTACAACAGAGAAGGCAACATATTAATAATCGCACTATAAAATGGGCATTGGGATCTTCCACCAAGTTATTTGGTGAAGATTCAGCACTTTTGCATATTTTGGTCACTAAAATGAATACCGTTCGGCCACAACAGTAGCACTCTTTACTTAATCTTTCTGAAAATTCCATTAGTAAGGTTGAATGGCACACCTTTTCAAAGAGGTTCATAATGTCATTTTTCATATCTTTCTGGGGTTTCTCTAAAATGGGTGGTGTGACCAATGTCAAATCTTTAAAGAGATCCTCAATTCCAGTTTTAGACTGAATATTGCTTTCAACTGGATTTGATGGAGTACTTTTCTCCACTGTTGATGAAGCTTCAGCAGCTGCAAGTTGAAGGTCAAAAGTAATAGATATGGAGTTAAATTATGCATTTCACCGCTCtaactaatatttattaaatgatgaaaaatctaCCCCAAAAACTTGGAATAAGAAAGGCATAAAAGTAGCAATAATTGCTTAGGAGAAATATCAAGGAAAGAAACATACATTGAAACCCTGTTGACACACCATTAGCAGCAGATATCTCAGAATCATTTTCTCTAGAATCCTTCACAGAGAGCATTCTGAAAAGATCAGTGGCGTAATCAACTCTGGGTGGTGACACAATTGGTGTAGCAGTAGCAGCCTGCTTTACAGGTTCAGCTTTTGAAATTGATGACTCTGATTTCTGTACATTCTCCTGTGGTTGTGGATCAGGGGTGGTCTGTTCATCGTGTATGATGTCAGCTTGGTTGTATCATCAATATCCCTTTTTTGGGTTTACATGGGGAAACCATAGCATCACATTctctataaaaataatagatgCATAACAATGGCATAATGATTCTAAATTTCATGACAGCCCTGTTAGACCCATGGGCATCAATTAGTGGCATGTGTTCATGTCATTGAAATTTCCATATCCAGTTAGAAGAATAGGGATGATACAAGCTCAACACAGTTCAACCAAACAGAATGTACATAGTATTGGCATGATGATTCCAAATTGCATGACAGCCCTGTTAGACCAGTCAATATCAATTAAGGCCATGTGTTTATGTCATTGAAATTGCTATATGCCATTAGAAGAATAAGGATGATACAAACTCAATGCAGTTGCATTATGCAGCTAACCTACTATACTAACTGGATAAGACAAAATGCAATATCAAATAAATCCGGGACTTAGTTTTTCCGATTATTGATTTTCTATTAAGCAGCAATGGTAATTTAAAAGCTAAAAGGTAAAAGgcttttagaattttttaattttccttggTTATCTTGTTGGCTTCTTTTTAAGGAGTTTCTTCTCTTGTTTTGGTTAGATTCTTGTAGAGTGGAAGGATGTCTAGGTTGTATATATATTGGTTAGATTCTCATGGTGTGGAAGGATGTCTTTgtcatatatataaacatatataagGTAAAATGCCCAAATAAATCAGAGTCCACTCTGGTAGCAACGtgagtatttttctttttttaacttgaaaCTTCATCATGATAATTTTTGGGAATATAACTATTtcccttttaattttctttgcaatcaaatcTGTGCTACCTCTACatttgaaaaaatcaaatttattgttAGGGCAT of the Vitis vinifera cultivar Pinot Noir 40024 chromosome 10, ASM3070453v1 genome contains:
- the LOC100854573 gene encoding ADP-ribosylation factor GTPase-activating protein AGD5 is translated as MNDKASVSKELNARHRKILEGLLKLPENRECADCKSKAPRWASVNLGIFICMQCSGIHRSLGVHISKVRSATLDTWLPDQVAFIQSMGNEKSNSYWEAELPPNYDRVGIENFIRAKYEEKRWVPRDGKAISHSRESQQKASAYRPRPGGSGAHRYTNNVEHSSDKKNIHPPNTNSSIPASKSRIPAASEVLKQTTPDPQPQENVQKSESSISKAEPVKQAATATPIVSPPRVDYATDLFRMLSVKDSRENDSEISAANGVSTGFQSAEASSTVEKSTPSNPVESNIQSKTGIEDLFKDLTLVTPPILEKPQKDMKNDIMNLFEKSSMVSPFSIHQQQVAMLAQQQSFLMAAAARSNGSHTFSGSIHQPGTNGVHLSTQNWGNIGHQRPGVLTPVTEPQKHMQMGNIRPTHWSGTNVPLPTHSLGTNGPLPAHSSGTNVPLPARSLGTNVPCPTSSMYNMSPAHPINGVTMTGAGRLPSALPNSSVILPKSGNDYDFSSLTQGMFTKR